A window from Gorilla gorilla gorilla isolate KB3781 chromosome 21, NHGRI_mGorGor1-v2.1_pri, whole genome shotgun sequence encodes these proteins:
- the CSTF1 gene encoding cleavage stimulation factor subunit 1 has protein sequence MYRTKVGLKDRQQLYKLIISQLLYDGYISIANGLINEIKPQSVCAPSEQLLHLIKLGMENDDTAVQYAIGRSDTVAPGTGIDLEFDADVQTMSPEASEYETCYVTSHKGPCRVATYSRDGQLIATGSADASIKILDTERMLAKSAMPIEVMMNETAQQNMENHPVIRTLYDHVDEVTCLAFHPTEQILASGSRDYTLKLFDYSKPSAKRAFKYIQEAEMLRSISFHPSGDFILVGTQHPTLRLYDINTFQCFVSCNPQDQHTDAICSVNYNSSANMYVTGSKDGCIKLWDGVSNRCITTFEKAHDGAEVCSAIFSKNSKYILSSGKDSVAKLWEISTGRTLVRYTGAGLSGRQVHRTQAVFNHTEDYVLLPDERTISLCCWDSRTAERRNLLSLGHNNIVRCIVHSPTNPGFMTCSDDFRARFWYRRSTTD, from the exons ATGTACAGAACCAAAGTGGGCTTGAAGGACCGCCAGCAGCTCTACAAGCTGATCATTAGCCAGCTGCTATATGACGGCTACATCAGCATCGCCAATGGCCTCATCAATGAAATCAAGCCTCAGTCTGTGTGTGCACCCTCGGAGCAGCTCCTGCATCTCATCAAACTCG gaatggaaaatgatGACACCGCAGTTCAGTATGCAATTGGTCGTTCAGATACTGTTGCCCCTGGCACAGGGATTGACCTGGAATTTGATGCAGATGTTCAGACTATGTCCCCAGAGGCTTCTGAGTACGAAACATGCTATGTCACGTCACATAAAGGACCATGCCGTGTAGCTACCTATAGTAGAGATGGACAGTTAATAGCTACTGGGTCTGCTGATGCTTCGATAAAGATACTTGATACAGAGAGGATGTTGGCCAAAAGTGCCATGCCAATAGAG GTCATGATGAATGAGACCGCACAACAAAATATGGAAAACCACCCAGTGATTCGAACTCTTTATGACCATGTGGATGAAGTCACGTGCCTCGCTTTCCACCCAACAGAACAGATCCTGGCTTCTGGTTCAAGGGATTATACTcttaaattatttgattattcCAAACCATCAGCAAAAAGAGCCTTCAAATACATTCAG GAAGCTGAAATGTTACGTTCCATCTCTTTTCATCCTTCTGGAGACTTTATACTTGTCGGAACTCAGCATCCTACTCTTCGCCTTTATGATATCAACACCTTTCAATGTTTTGTCTCTTGCAATCCTCAAGATCAACACACCGATGCTATATGTTCCGTTAATTACAATTCTAGTGCCAATATGTACGTAACTGGAAGCAAGGACGGCTGCATCAAATTATGGGATGGTGTTTCAAATCGATGCATCACGACTTTTGAGAAAGCACATGACGGTGCTGAAGTTTGTTCTGCCATTTTTTCCAAAAATTCTAAATACATTCTCTCAAGTGGAAAAGACTCTGTAGCTAAACTTTGGGAAATATCAACGGGACGAACACTGGTCAGATACACGG GCGCGGGTTTAAGTGGACGCCAGGTGCACCGGACACAGGCTGTGTTTAACCACACCGAGGACTATGTGTTGCTGCCCGACGAGAGGACCATCAGTCTTTGCTGCTGGGACTCGAGGACAGCCGAGCGGAGAAACCTGCTGTCGTTGGGGCACAACAATATTGTACGCTGCATAGTGCACTCCCCCACCAACCCCGGGTTCATGACGTGCAGCGATGACTTCAGAGCGCGGTTTTGGTACCGGAGATCGACCACCGACTGA